One region of Glycine max cultivar Williams 82 chromosome 9, Glycine_max_v4.0, whole genome shotgun sequence genomic DNA includes:
- the LOC100805708 gene encoding histone-lysine N-methyltransferase ATXR7 isoform X4, translated as MVFSTVFLHEDDTFFSRKRPRVSDLGHQDIDLHADAGSSSDISLFSHQDIERGTGDVPSSSNTDDKVDPDSGVEMSCPSNVKSGYVPVCSTTGHISHMDQSFCGYVQQPAFVSGWMYVNENGQMCGPYIKEQLYEGLTTGFLPSELPVYPVINGTLMSPVPLNYFKQFPDHVSTGFAYLSMGFSGTRVPTMAAYEQDRSFEHAAPLAVNPDSQPVSQSHVNYCIKESNHVNSNSEAFKSLISCQMLGVECCWLYEDEKGMKHGPHSINELISWNRHGYLKDSTVISHSDNKYDTFVLLSAVNALKGDISGTICRSGSPSNEVGDMVNLIGEISEDISSQLHMGIMKAARRVVLDGIIGDIIAEFVTEKKRTRHKLESADCTPGNNMSKFSAEISRGSAISSDPASSHTLDDQTCHESSRLPPAIIKSVGSIENFWWSYAVVRKVLLDYSMQVMWNAVFFDTLAEYLSSWRKKKLWSHRKPQPSANECEDHTEKIESEALVINPDTSESNVDGYNQFGVLATEKNCPRLFSSSSSLKGGNLLEGQKVSCLYDNSRDLTCILESVENELHFSSKVSLADYIQSFIEKEVNKLIPFPEENKFNEVAVGDTRFSEKLADKTSVKEILNDKSVDPAKAGNSFGESASGNHMSDVFSKAFKELCGYVDDVVEEEIDDLPPGLEKSQTVALHYNSKFRPSRSAECNLKITEYVATALCRQKLHDEVLEKWRSLFLDSVPKQVFISSSTIKKHFKSDGHKKRKTVNASKEHLNSATSGLGRVKEGAKSSSEVPPVIGKYTYCRKKLSRKELISSKSVAENDSRPGKQPVAKLRKHFSGDVGEAAEVKIASVIHGKTKMIKGKKDTTSKGKSSVSVNSSSHNDQLSLKNKAGQKVLKFSDDVKDFVKSNVKKLSASTDNSVVMKKIVKSDGTVKEKVTSHCSREIQNATMKVSKSKRKHQMDGTASSHPTKVLKISNGGAYLGASKQVTVASRKSAKSKPLNLCPRSDGCARTSIDGWEWHKWSRSASPAYKARVRGLPCVQNKCIDSENNLSQLSNGKGLSARTNRVKLRNLLAAAEGADLLKVPQLKARKKHLRFQRSKIHDWGLLALEPIEAEDFVIEYIGELIRPRISDIRERQYEKMGIGSSYLFRLDDGYVVDATKRGGIARFVNHSCEPNCYTKVISVEGQKKIFIYAKRHIAAGEEITYNYKFPLEEKKIPCNCGSRKCRGSLN; from the exons ATGGTCTTCTCAACTGTCTTTCTCCATGAAGATGACAcctttttttctagaaaaaggCCAAGAGTGTCAGATCTTGGACATCAAGATATAGATTTACATGCAGATGCAGGAAGTTCCAGTGATATTTCCTTGTTCTCGCATCAAGATATAGAAAG GGGTACTGGTGATGTTCCCTCTTCCAGCAATACTGATGATAAAGTTGATCCAGATTCTGGAGTGGAGATGAGCTGCCCGTCAAATGTTAAGAGTGGCTATGTCCCTGTGTGTTCTACCACAGGGCATATTTCACACATGGACCAGAGTTTCTGTGGCTATGTGCAACAACCTGCTTTTGTGAGTggatggatgtatgtgaatgaaaaTGGGCAAATGTGTGGTCCCTATATTAAGGAACAGTTATATGAGGGCCTAACTACTGGTTTCTTGCCATCTGAGCTTCCTGTGTATCCAGTGATTAATGGCACACTAATGAGCCCTGTACCACTGAATTACTTCAAGCAGTTCCCTGATCATGTTTCcactgggtttgcatatctgagTATGGGTTTCTCAGGCACAAGGGTGCCAACAATGGCAGCATATGAGCAAGATAGGTCTTTTGAGCATGCTGCTCCTCTGGCTGTTAATCCTGATTCACAGCCAGTTTCACAGTCACATGTCAATTACTGCATTAAGGAATCCAATCACGTAAATTCAAACTCAGAGGCATTCAAAAGTTTAATATCTTGTCAGATG TTAGGTGTAGAATGCTGTTGGCTTTATGAGGATGAGAAGGGTATGAAACATGGGCCTCATTCTATTAACGAATTGATTTCCTGGAACCGTCATGGATATCTGAAAGATTCAACAGTG ATCTCTCATTCTGACAATAAGTACGACACCTTTGTGCTATTGTCTGCTGTAAATGCATTAAAAGGAGATATCTCTGGAACCATTTGTAGATCAGGTTCCCCAAGTAACGAGGTTGGTGATATGGTAAACTTAATTGGTGAAATATCTGAGGACATTTCTTCCCAATTGCACATGGGTATCATGAAAGCTGCTCGCAGAGTTGTGCTAGATGGAATTATTGGTGATATCATTGCAGAATTTGTTACGGAAAAGAAACGTACGAGGCATAAGCTTGAATCAGCTGATTGTACTCCTGGAAACAATATG TCTAAGTTTTCTGCCGAGATTAGTAGAGGTTCTGCTATTTCCAGTGATCCTGCATCTTCCCACACTTTGGACGATCAGACTTGTCATGAAAGTTCCAGACTGCCCCCTGCCATCATTAAATCAGTTGGAAGCATTGAAAATTTTTGGTGGTCATATGCTGTTGTTCGCAAGGTACTTCTTGATTATTCCATGCAAGTCATGTGGAATGCAGTGTTTTTTGACACACTAGCAGAATACTTATCTTCCTGGAGGAAAAAGAAGCTTTGGTCTCATCGTAAGCCTCAACCTTCTGCTAATGAATGTGAAGATCATACTGAAAAGATTGAATCAGAAGCT TTGGTTATCAATCCAGATACTTCTGAAAGCAATGTTGATGGCTATAATCAGTTTGGAGTACTGGCAACAGAAAAAAATTGTCCCCGGTTATTTTCATCTTCCAGTAGCCTCAAAGGTGGAAACTTACTAGAAGGTCAAAAAGTTTCATGCCTTTATGATAACTCTAGAGATTTGACTTGTATTCTTGAAAGTGTGGAGAATGAGCTTCACTTCTCTTCAAAGGTGTCTTTAGCTGATTACATTCAAAGTTTTATTGAAAAGGAAGTGAACAAATTAATTCCTTTcccagaagaaaacaaatttaatgag GTTGCTGTTGGAGACACTCGTTTTTCAGAGAAACTTGCAGATAAAACGTCTGTGAAGGAAATTCTAAATGACAAGTCTGTGGATCCTGCAAAGGCTGGAAATTCTTTTGGCGAGTCTGCGTCTGGAAACCATATGTCTGACGTATTTTCGAAAGCATTTAAGGAGTTGTGTGGATATGTAGATGATGTGGTTGAAGAGGAGATTGATGACCTACCACCTGGGCTTGAGAAATCTCAAACAGTTGCCCTTCACTACAATTCCAAATTTCGACCTTCAAGGTCGGCTGAATGTAATCTTAAGATAACAGAATATGTTGCTACAGCACTGTGCCGACAGAAACTGCATGATGAAGTTCTGGAAAAGTGGAGGTCGTTGTTTCTTGATTCTGTGCCCAAGCAAGTTTTTATATCATCAAGCACCATAAAGAAACATTTCAAGTCTGATGGTCATAAG aaaagaaaaacggTCAATGCAAGCAAGGAACATTTGAATAGTGCTACTTCTGGACTGGGAAGAGTGAAGGAAGGAGCAAAGAGTTCTTCTGAAGTTCCTCCGGTGATTGGAAAGTATACCTATTGCCGCAAGAAACTGTCAAGGAAGGAGTTAATTTCCTCAAAATCTGTAGCAGAAAATGATTCTAGGCCAGGTAAGCAGCCTGTGGCCAAGTTGAGGAAACATTTTTCTGGAGATGTTGGTGAGGCTGCAGAGGTTAAAATAGCTTCTGTTATACATGGAAAGACAAAGATGATTAAAGGGAAGAAGGATACAACTTCTAAGGGCAAATCTTCTGTCAGTGTCAATAGTAGCTCACACAATGATCAATTATCTTTAAAGAATAAAGCTGGTCAAAAAGTGTTGAAGTTTTCGG ATGATGTTAAAGATTTTGTAAAATCCAATGTAAAGAAGCTTTCAGCATCAACTGATAATAGCGTTGTCATGAAGAAGATTGTCAAAAGTGATGGCACTGTTAAAGAGAAGGTCACAAGTCATTGCTCCAGAGAGATACAAAATG CAACAATGAAAGTATCAAAATCAAAAAGGAAACATCAAATGGATGGTACAGCATCTTCACATCCTACAAaggttttgaaaatttcaaatggTGGTGCTTATCTGGGAGCCAGTAAACAAGTTACTGTGGCAAGTAGGAAGTCTGCTAAATCCAAGCCACTGAATTTGTGTCCTAGATCTGATGGATGTGCCAGGACTTCTATTGATGGCTGGGAATGGCATAAATGGTCCCGAAGTGCCAGTCCTGCATATAAAGCACGTGTTAGGGGTCTTCCATGTGTCCAGAACAAGTGCATAGattctgaaaataatttatctcaGTTGTCAAATGGCAAGGGTCTTTCTGCAAGAACAAATAGGGTGAAATTGCGTAACCTTCTTGCTGCTGCAGAGGGTGCAGATCTTCTGAAAGTGCCTCAATTGAAG gcaCGGAAGAAGCATTTGCGTTTTCAAAGGAGCAAGATCCATGATTGGGGTCTTCTTGCCTTGGAGCCAATTGAGGCAGAGGATTTTGTGATTGAATATATTGGAGAACTGATTCGTCCTcgg ATATCTGATATACGTGAACGTCAGTATGAGAAGATGGGAATTGGAAGCAGTTACCTTTTTAGACTTGATGATGGTTATGTG GTTGATGCTACCAAGAGAGGTGGGATTGCAAGATTTGTTAACCACTCTTGTGAG CCCAACTGCTATACAAAGGTTATATCTGTTGAGGGTCAAAAGAAGATTTTCATATATGCGAAACGGCATATAGCTGCTGGTGAAGAAATTACATACAATTATAAGTTCCCCTTGGAGGAGAAAAAGATTCCCTGTAACTGTGGCTCCAGAAA GTGTCGTGGATCATTGAATTAG
- the LOC100805708 gene encoding histone-lysine N-methyltransferase ATXR7 isoform X2 encodes MVFSTVFLHEDDTFFSRKRPRVSDLGHQDIDLHADAGSSSDISLFSHQDIERGTGDVPSSSNTDDKVDPDSGVEMSCPSNVKSGYVPVCSTTGHISHMDQSFCGYVQQPAFVSGWMYVNENGQMCGPYIKEQLYEGLTTGFLPSELPVYPVINGTLMSPVPLNYFKQFPDHVSTGFAYLSMGFSGTRVPTMAAYEQDRSFEHAAPLAVNPDSQPVSQSHVNYCIKESNHVNSNSEAFKSLISCQMLGVECCWLYEDEKGMKHGPHSINELISWNRHGYLKDSTVISHSDNKYDTFVLLSAVNALKGDISGTICRSGSPSNEVGDMVNLIGEISEDISSQLHMGIMKAARRVVLDGIIGDIIAEFVTEKKRTRHKLESADCTPGNNMSKFSAEISRGSAISSDPASSHTLDDQTCHESSRLPPAIIKSVGSIENFWWSYAVVRKVLLDYSMQVMWNAVFFDTLAEYLSSWRKKKLWSHRKPQPSANECEDHTEKIESEALVINPDTSESNVDGYNQFGVLATEKNCPRLFSSSSSLKGGNLLEGQKVSCLYDNSRDLTCILESVENELHFSSKVSLADYIQSFIEKEVNKLIPFPEENKFNEVAVGDTRFSEKLADKTSVKEILNDKSVDPAKAGNSFGESASGNHMSDVFSKAFKELCGYVDDVVEEEIDDLPPGLEKSQTVALHYNSKFRPSRSAECNLKITEYVATALCRQKLHDEVLEKWRSLFLDSVPKQVFISSSTIKKHFKSDGHKKRKTVNASKEHLNSATSGLGRVKEGAKSSSEVPPVIGKYTYCRKKLSRKELISSKSVAENDSRPGKQPVAKLRKHFSGDVGEAAEVKIASVIHGKTKMIKGKKDTTSKGKSSVSVNSSSHNDQLSLKNKAGQKVLKFSGEVQNDVKDFVKSNVKKLSASTDNSVVMKKIVKSDGTVKEKVTSHCSREIQNATMKVSKSKRKHQMDGTASSHPTKVLKISNGGAYLGASKQVTVASRKSAKSKPLNLCPRSDGCARTSIDGWEWHKWSRSASPAYKARVRGLPCVQNKCIDSENNLSQLSNGKGLSARTNRVKLRNLLAAAEGADLLKVPQLKARKKHLRFQRSKIHDWGLLALEPIEAEDFVIEYIGELIRPRISDIRERQYEKMGIGSSYLFRLDDGYVVDATKRGGIARFVNHSCEPNCYTKVISVEGQKKIFIYAKRHIAAGEEITYNYKFPLEEKKIPCNCGSRKCRGSLN; translated from the exons ATGGTCTTCTCAACTGTCTTTCTCCATGAAGATGACAcctttttttctagaaaaaggCCAAGAGTGTCAGATCTTGGACATCAAGATATAGATTTACATGCAGATGCAGGAAGTTCCAGTGATATTTCCTTGTTCTCGCATCAAGATATAGAAAG GGGTACTGGTGATGTTCCCTCTTCCAGCAATACTGATGATAAAGTTGATCCAGATTCTGGAGTGGAGATGAGCTGCCCGTCAAATGTTAAGAGTGGCTATGTCCCTGTGTGTTCTACCACAGGGCATATTTCACACATGGACCAGAGTTTCTGTGGCTATGTGCAACAACCTGCTTTTGTGAGTggatggatgtatgtgaatgaaaaTGGGCAAATGTGTGGTCCCTATATTAAGGAACAGTTATATGAGGGCCTAACTACTGGTTTCTTGCCATCTGAGCTTCCTGTGTATCCAGTGATTAATGGCACACTAATGAGCCCTGTACCACTGAATTACTTCAAGCAGTTCCCTGATCATGTTTCcactgggtttgcatatctgagTATGGGTTTCTCAGGCACAAGGGTGCCAACAATGGCAGCATATGAGCAAGATAGGTCTTTTGAGCATGCTGCTCCTCTGGCTGTTAATCCTGATTCACAGCCAGTTTCACAGTCACATGTCAATTACTGCATTAAGGAATCCAATCACGTAAATTCAAACTCAGAGGCATTCAAAAGTTTAATATCTTGTCAGATG TTAGGTGTAGAATGCTGTTGGCTTTATGAGGATGAGAAGGGTATGAAACATGGGCCTCATTCTATTAACGAATTGATTTCCTGGAACCGTCATGGATATCTGAAAGATTCAACAGTG ATCTCTCATTCTGACAATAAGTACGACACCTTTGTGCTATTGTCTGCTGTAAATGCATTAAAAGGAGATATCTCTGGAACCATTTGTAGATCAGGTTCCCCAAGTAACGAGGTTGGTGATATGGTAAACTTAATTGGTGAAATATCTGAGGACATTTCTTCCCAATTGCACATGGGTATCATGAAAGCTGCTCGCAGAGTTGTGCTAGATGGAATTATTGGTGATATCATTGCAGAATTTGTTACGGAAAAGAAACGTACGAGGCATAAGCTTGAATCAGCTGATTGTACTCCTGGAAACAATATG TCTAAGTTTTCTGCCGAGATTAGTAGAGGTTCTGCTATTTCCAGTGATCCTGCATCTTCCCACACTTTGGACGATCAGACTTGTCATGAAAGTTCCAGACTGCCCCCTGCCATCATTAAATCAGTTGGAAGCATTGAAAATTTTTGGTGGTCATATGCTGTTGTTCGCAAGGTACTTCTTGATTATTCCATGCAAGTCATGTGGAATGCAGTGTTTTTTGACACACTAGCAGAATACTTATCTTCCTGGAGGAAAAAGAAGCTTTGGTCTCATCGTAAGCCTCAACCTTCTGCTAATGAATGTGAAGATCATACTGAAAAGATTGAATCAGAAGCT TTGGTTATCAATCCAGATACTTCTGAAAGCAATGTTGATGGCTATAATCAGTTTGGAGTACTGGCAACAGAAAAAAATTGTCCCCGGTTATTTTCATCTTCCAGTAGCCTCAAAGGTGGAAACTTACTAGAAGGTCAAAAAGTTTCATGCCTTTATGATAACTCTAGAGATTTGACTTGTATTCTTGAAAGTGTGGAGAATGAGCTTCACTTCTCTTCAAAGGTGTCTTTAGCTGATTACATTCAAAGTTTTATTGAAAAGGAAGTGAACAAATTAATTCCTTTcccagaagaaaacaaatttaatgag GTTGCTGTTGGAGACACTCGTTTTTCAGAGAAACTTGCAGATAAAACGTCTGTGAAGGAAATTCTAAATGACAAGTCTGTGGATCCTGCAAAGGCTGGAAATTCTTTTGGCGAGTCTGCGTCTGGAAACCATATGTCTGACGTATTTTCGAAAGCATTTAAGGAGTTGTGTGGATATGTAGATGATGTGGTTGAAGAGGAGATTGATGACCTACCACCTGGGCTTGAGAAATCTCAAACAGTTGCCCTTCACTACAATTCCAAATTTCGACCTTCAAGGTCGGCTGAATGTAATCTTAAGATAACAGAATATGTTGCTACAGCACTGTGCCGACAGAAACTGCATGATGAAGTTCTGGAAAAGTGGAGGTCGTTGTTTCTTGATTCTGTGCCCAAGCAAGTTTTTATATCATCAAGCACCATAAAGAAACATTTCAAGTCTGATGGTCATAAG aaaagaaaaacggTCAATGCAAGCAAGGAACATTTGAATAGTGCTACTTCTGGACTGGGAAGAGTGAAGGAAGGAGCAAAGAGTTCTTCTGAAGTTCCTCCGGTGATTGGAAAGTATACCTATTGCCGCAAGAAACTGTCAAGGAAGGAGTTAATTTCCTCAAAATCTGTAGCAGAAAATGATTCTAGGCCAGGTAAGCAGCCTGTGGCCAAGTTGAGGAAACATTTTTCTGGAGATGTTGGTGAGGCTGCAGAGGTTAAAATAGCTTCTGTTATACATGGAAAGACAAAGATGATTAAAGGGAAGAAGGATACAACTTCTAAGGGCAAATCTTCTGTCAGTGTCAATAGTAGCTCACACAATGATCAATTATCTTTAAAGAATAAAGCTGGTCAAAAAGTGTTGAAGTTTTCGGGTGAAGTTCAAA ATGATGTTAAAGATTTTGTAAAATCCAATGTAAAGAAGCTTTCAGCATCAACTGATAATAGCGTTGTCATGAAGAAGATTGTCAAAAGTGATGGCACTGTTAAAGAGAAGGTCACAAGTCATTGCTCCAGAGAGATACAAAATG CAACAATGAAAGTATCAAAATCAAAAAGGAAACATCAAATGGATGGTACAGCATCTTCACATCCTACAAaggttttgaaaatttcaaatggTGGTGCTTATCTGGGAGCCAGTAAACAAGTTACTGTGGCAAGTAGGAAGTCTGCTAAATCCAAGCCACTGAATTTGTGTCCTAGATCTGATGGATGTGCCAGGACTTCTATTGATGGCTGGGAATGGCATAAATGGTCCCGAAGTGCCAGTCCTGCATATAAAGCACGTGTTAGGGGTCTTCCATGTGTCCAGAACAAGTGCATAGattctgaaaataatttatctcaGTTGTCAAATGGCAAGGGTCTTTCTGCAAGAACAAATAGGGTGAAATTGCGTAACCTTCTTGCTGCTGCAGAGGGTGCAGATCTTCTGAAAGTGCCTCAATTGAAG gcaCGGAAGAAGCATTTGCGTTTTCAAAGGAGCAAGATCCATGATTGGGGTCTTCTTGCCTTGGAGCCAATTGAGGCAGAGGATTTTGTGATTGAATATATTGGAGAACTGATTCGTCCTcgg ATATCTGATATACGTGAACGTCAGTATGAGAAGATGGGAATTGGAAGCAGTTACCTTTTTAGACTTGATGATGGTTATGTG GTTGATGCTACCAAGAGAGGTGGGATTGCAAGATTTGTTAACCACTCTTGTGAG CCCAACTGCTATACAAAGGTTATATCTGTTGAGGGTCAAAAGAAGATTTTCATATATGCGAAACGGCATATAGCTGCTGGTGAAGAAATTACATACAATTATAAGTTCCCCTTGGAGGAGAAAAAGATTCCCTGTAACTGTGGCTCCAGAAA GTGTCGTGGATCATTGAATTAG
- the LOC100805708 gene encoding histone-lysine N-methyltransferase ATXR7 isoform X1: MVFSTVFLHEDDTFFSRKRPRVSDLGHQDIDLHADAGSSSDISLFSHQDIERCRGTGDVPSSSNTDDKVDPDSGVEMSCPSNVKSGYVPVCSTTGHISHMDQSFCGYVQQPAFVSGWMYVNENGQMCGPYIKEQLYEGLTTGFLPSELPVYPVINGTLMSPVPLNYFKQFPDHVSTGFAYLSMGFSGTRVPTMAAYEQDRSFEHAAPLAVNPDSQPVSQSHVNYCIKESNHVNSNSEAFKSLISCQMLGVECCWLYEDEKGMKHGPHSINELISWNRHGYLKDSTVISHSDNKYDTFVLLSAVNALKGDISGTICRSGSPSNEVGDMVNLIGEISEDISSQLHMGIMKAARRVVLDGIIGDIIAEFVTEKKRTRHKLESADCTPGNNMSKFSAEISRGSAISSDPASSHTLDDQTCHESSRLPPAIIKSVGSIENFWWSYAVVRKVLLDYSMQVMWNAVFFDTLAEYLSSWRKKKLWSHRKPQPSANECEDHTEKIESEALVINPDTSESNVDGYNQFGVLATEKNCPRLFSSSSSLKGGNLLEGQKVSCLYDNSRDLTCILESVENELHFSSKVSLADYIQSFIEKEVNKLIPFPEENKFNEVAVGDTRFSEKLADKTSVKEILNDKSVDPAKAGNSFGESASGNHMSDVFSKAFKELCGYVDDVVEEEIDDLPPGLEKSQTVALHYNSKFRPSRSAECNLKITEYVATALCRQKLHDEVLEKWRSLFLDSVPKQVFISSSTIKKHFKSDGHKKRKTVNASKEHLNSATSGLGRVKEGAKSSSEVPPVIGKYTYCRKKLSRKELISSKSVAENDSRPGKQPVAKLRKHFSGDVGEAAEVKIASVIHGKTKMIKGKKDTTSKGKSSVSVNSSSHNDQLSLKNKAGQKVLKFSGEVQNDVKDFVKSNVKKLSASTDNSVVMKKIVKSDGTVKEKVTSHCSREIQNATMKVSKSKRKHQMDGTASSHPTKVLKISNGGAYLGASKQVTVASRKSAKSKPLNLCPRSDGCARTSIDGWEWHKWSRSASPAYKARVRGLPCVQNKCIDSENNLSQLSNGKGLSARTNRVKLRNLLAAAEGADLLKVPQLKARKKHLRFQRSKIHDWGLLALEPIEAEDFVIEYIGELIRPRISDIRERQYEKMGIGSSYLFRLDDGYVVDATKRGGIARFVNHSCEPNCYTKVISVEGQKKIFIYAKRHIAAGEEITYNYKFPLEEKKIPCNCGSRKCRGSLN; encoded by the exons ATGGTCTTCTCAACTGTCTTTCTCCATGAAGATGACAcctttttttctagaaaaaggCCAAGAGTGTCAGATCTTGGACATCAAGATATAGATTTACATGCAGATGCAGGAAGTTCCAGTGATATTTCCTTGTTCTCGCATCAAGATATAGAAAG GTGCAGGGGTACTGGTGATGTTCCCTCTTCCAGCAATACTGATGATAAAGTTGATCCAGATTCTGGAGTGGAGATGAGCTGCCCGTCAAATGTTAAGAGTGGCTATGTCCCTGTGTGTTCTACCACAGGGCATATTTCACACATGGACCAGAGTTTCTGTGGCTATGTGCAACAACCTGCTTTTGTGAGTggatggatgtatgtgaatgaaaaTGGGCAAATGTGTGGTCCCTATATTAAGGAACAGTTATATGAGGGCCTAACTACTGGTTTCTTGCCATCTGAGCTTCCTGTGTATCCAGTGATTAATGGCACACTAATGAGCCCTGTACCACTGAATTACTTCAAGCAGTTCCCTGATCATGTTTCcactgggtttgcatatctgagTATGGGTTTCTCAGGCACAAGGGTGCCAACAATGGCAGCATATGAGCAAGATAGGTCTTTTGAGCATGCTGCTCCTCTGGCTGTTAATCCTGATTCACAGCCAGTTTCACAGTCACATGTCAATTACTGCATTAAGGAATCCAATCACGTAAATTCAAACTCAGAGGCATTCAAAAGTTTAATATCTTGTCAGATG TTAGGTGTAGAATGCTGTTGGCTTTATGAGGATGAGAAGGGTATGAAACATGGGCCTCATTCTATTAACGAATTGATTTCCTGGAACCGTCATGGATATCTGAAAGATTCAACAGTG ATCTCTCATTCTGACAATAAGTACGACACCTTTGTGCTATTGTCTGCTGTAAATGCATTAAAAGGAGATATCTCTGGAACCATTTGTAGATCAGGTTCCCCAAGTAACGAGGTTGGTGATATGGTAAACTTAATTGGTGAAATATCTGAGGACATTTCTTCCCAATTGCACATGGGTATCATGAAAGCTGCTCGCAGAGTTGTGCTAGATGGAATTATTGGTGATATCATTGCAGAATTTGTTACGGAAAAGAAACGTACGAGGCATAAGCTTGAATCAGCTGATTGTACTCCTGGAAACAATATG TCTAAGTTTTCTGCCGAGATTAGTAGAGGTTCTGCTATTTCCAGTGATCCTGCATCTTCCCACACTTTGGACGATCAGACTTGTCATGAAAGTTCCAGACTGCCCCCTGCCATCATTAAATCAGTTGGAAGCATTGAAAATTTTTGGTGGTCATATGCTGTTGTTCGCAAGGTACTTCTTGATTATTCCATGCAAGTCATGTGGAATGCAGTGTTTTTTGACACACTAGCAGAATACTTATCTTCCTGGAGGAAAAAGAAGCTTTGGTCTCATCGTAAGCCTCAACCTTCTGCTAATGAATGTGAAGATCATACTGAAAAGATTGAATCAGAAGCT TTGGTTATCAATCCAGATACTTCTGAAAGCAATGTTGATGGCTATAATCAGTTTGGAGTACTGGCAACAGAAAAAAATTGTCCCCGGTTATTTTCATCTTCCAGTAGCCTCAAAGGTGGAAACTTACTAGAAGGTCAAAAAGTTTCATGCCTTTATGATAACTCTAGAGATTTGACTTGTATTCTTGAAAGTGTGGAGAATGAGCTTCACTTCTCTTCAAAGGTGTCTTTAGCTGATTACATTCAAAGTTTTATTGAAAAGGAAGTGAACAAATTAATTCCTTTcccagaagaaaacaaatttaatgag GTTGCTGTTGGAGACACTCGTTTTTCAGAGAAACTTGCAGATAAAACGTCTGTGAAGGAAATTCTAAATGACAAGTCTGTGGATCCTGCAAAGGCTGGAAATTCTTTTGGCGAGTCTGCGTCTGGAAACCATATGTCTGACGTATTTTCGAAAGCATTTAAGGAGTTGTGTGGATATGTAGATGATGTGGTTGAAGAGGAGATTGATGACCTACCACCTGGGCTTGAGAAATCTCAAACAGTTGCCCTTCACTACAATTCCAAATTTCGACCTTCAAGGTCGGCTGAATGTAATCTTAAGATAACAGAATATGTTGCTACAGCACTGTGCCGACAGAAACTGCATGATGAAGTTCTGGAAAAGTGGAGGTCGTTGTTTCTTGATTCTGTGCCCAAGCAAGTTTTTATATCATCAAGCACCATAAAGAAACATTTCAAGTCTGATGGTCATAAG aaaagaaaaacggTCAATGCAAGCAAGGAACATTTGAATAGTGCTACTTCTGGACTGGGAAGAGTGAAGGAAGGAGCAAAGAGTTCTTCTGAAGTTCCTCCGGTGATTGGAAAGTATACCTATTGCCGCAAGAAACTGTCAAGGAAGGAGTTAATTTCCTCAAAATCTGTAGCAGAAAATGATTCTAGGCCAGGTAAGCAGCCTGTGGCCAAGTTGAGGAAACATTTTTCTGGAGATGTTGGTGAGGCTGCAGAGGTTAAAATAGCTTCTGTTATACATGGAAAGACAAAGATGATTAAAGGGAAGAAGGATACAACTTCTAAGGGCAAATCTTCTGTCAGTGTCAATAGTAGCTCACACAATGATCAATTATCTTTAAAGAATAAAGCTGGTCAAAAAGTGTTGAAGTTTTCGGGTGAAGTTCAAA ATGATGTTAAAGATTTTGTAAAATCCAATGTAAAGAAGCTTTCAGCATCAACTGATAATAGCGTTGTCATGAAGAAGATTGTCAAAAGTGATGGCACTGTTAAAGAGAAGGTCACAAGTCATTGCTCCAGAGAGATACAAAATG CAACAATGAAAGTATCAAAATCAAAAAGGAAACATCAAATGGATGGTACAGCATCTTCACATCCTACAAaggttttgaaaatttcaaatggTGGTGCTTATCTGGGAGCCAGTAAACAAGTTACTGTGGCAAGTAGGAAGTCTGCTAAATCCAAGCCACTGAATTTGTGTCCTAGATCTGATGGATGTGCCAGGACTTCTATTGATGGCTGGGAATGGCATAAATGGTCCCGAAGTGCCAGTCCTGCATATAAAGCACGTGTTAGGGGTCTTCCATGTGTCCAGAACAAGTGCATAGattctgaaaataatttatctcaGTTGTCAAATGGCAAGGGTCTTTCTGCAAGAACAAATAGGGTGAAATTGCGTAACCTTCTTGCTGCTGCAGAGGGTGCAGATCTTCTGAAAGTGCCTCAATTGAAG gcaCGGAAGAAGCATTTGCGTTTTCAAAGGAGCAAGATCCATGATTGGGGTCTTCTTGCCTTGGAGCCAATTGAGGCAGAGGATTTTGTGATTGAATATATTGGAGAACTGATTCGTCCTcgg ATATCTGATATACGTGAACGTCAGTATGAGAAGATGGGAATTGGAAGCAGTTACCTTTTTAGACTTGATGATGGTTATGTG GTTGATGCTACCAAGAGAGGTGGGATTGCAAGATTTGTTAACCACTCTTGTGAG CCCAACTGCTATACAAAGGTTATATCTGTTGAGGGTCAAAAGAAGATTTTCATATATGCGAAACGGCATATAGCTGCTGGTGAAGAAATTACATACAATTATAAGTTCCCCTTGGAGGAGAAAAAGATTCCCTGTAACTGTGGCTCCAGAAA GTGTCGTGGATCATTGAATTAG